From one Triticum urartu cultivar G1812 chromosome 3, Tu2.1, whole genome shotgun sequence genomic stretch:
- the LOC125544741 gene encoding putative disease resistance protein RGA3: MEVIVSAVLGDIISRSVSFLVDRYHRLQAGGAEESLQRLRRLLLRVQATVEEAERRQITNQAMLRQLEMLRNDMYRGYYMLDALTCIRRGEGDATAKDEVSDRSLMLCRFSPVKRLCLSARAPKNMVFDGHELSKALCCLETTVADMKEFVVFLKCYPLLCRQPCSSYLSTDMCMFGRHTEYERIVSFLLQVAPPGTANFGVLPVVGPARVGKSTLVEHVCYDGRVRGYFSSIVFLGGDDLQLRGTEANALQDSGVVKYRNSASHGRLLVVVELIGDLEKEIWSRLCSLLSHMAHGSKVIVTGRSERIMRFGTTQALRLNALPHEAYWYFFKMIAFRDAGPEDYSELSSIAMEIAAELNASFINANIIGTLLRANLSARFWRKALERIREFTAKHVLMFGEHPVDLMRKGRPIYLWRMAGGGSEVLVANGVHQVCSPQQDVPKLTLLDVVSGSAIRRGNCEFLAWKSRIPPYYSYLVSCSIMTSRRMVVNKKRSRLQSV; this comes from the coding sequence ATGGAGGTGATCGTCTCTGCAGTTCTTGGCGATATTATAAGCAGGTCCGTATCCTTCCTCGTCGACAGGTACCACCGGCTGCAGGCCGGAGGAGCGGAAGAGAGCCTGCAACGGCTGCGCCGCCTTCTGCTGCGAGTCCAGGCCACCGTCGAGGAGGCCGAGCGGCGGCAGATCACCAACCAGGCGATGCTCCGGCAGCTCGAGATGCTGAGGAACGACATGTACAGAGGCTACTACATGCTCGACGCCCTCACGTGCATACGCCGCGGAGAAGGCGACGCCACGGCCAAAGATGAGGTGAGCGACCGCTCGCTTATGCTGTGCCGATTCAGTCCCGTCAAGCGGCTCTGCCTCTCTGCCAGGGCGCCGAAGAACATGGTGTTCGACGGCCACGAGCTCAGCAAAGCGCTTTGTTGCCTTGAGACGACTGTCGCCGACATGAAGGAGTTTGTGGTGTTCTTGAAGTGCTATCCTCTGCTGTGCCGGCAACCTTGCAGCAGCTACTTGTCTACGGACATGTGCATGTTCGGCCGTCACACGGAATACGAGAGGATCGTGAGCTTCCTGCTGCAGGTTGCCCCCCCTGGCACAGCAAATTTCGGTGTTCTTCCGGTAGTCGGACCCGCAAGGGTCGGGAAGAGCACCCTCGTTGAGCATGTCTGCTACGACGGCAGGGTGCGCGGCTACTTCTCCTCGATCGTGTTCCTCGGCGGGGATGATCTCCAACTCCGAGGCACGGAAGCGAATGCTCTGCAAGACAGCGGTGTTGTCAAGTACAGAAACAGCGCTTCACATGGGAGGCTGCTGGTCGTTGTGGAGCTGATTGGGGATTTGGAAAAGGAAATATGGAGCAGGTTGTGCTCTTTACTGAGCCATATGGCACACGGGAGCAAAGTCATAGTTACAGGCAGGTCAGAGAGGATCATGCGGTTCGGAACAACCCAGGCTCTCAGACTGAATGCTTTGCCCCATGAAGCTTACTGGTACTTCTTCAAGATGATTGCCTTCAGAGACGCCGGCCCGGAGGACTATTCAGAGCTATCATCCATAGCCATGGAGATTGCAGCTGAGCTCAACGCCTCTTTCATCAATGCAAACATAATCGGCACCCTGCTGAGAGCAAATCTCAGTGCCCGGTTTTGGCGCAAGGCTCTCGAGCGCATCAGAGAGTTCACTGCCAAGCATGTGCTCATGTTTGGCGAGCATCCGGTCGATCTGATGCGGAAAGGGCGGCCTATATACCTTTGGAGGATGGCAGGCGGCGGTTCCGAAGTCCTTGTGGCCAATGGTGTTCATCAGGTCTGCTCTCCGCAGCAGGACGTTCCAAAGCTAACATTGCTGGATGTCGTATCTGGAAGTGCTATACGGCGTGGAAATTGTGAATTCCTAGCGTGGAAGTCTCGGATACCCCCTTACTATAGCTACCTGGTGAGCTGCAGCATAATGACATCGCGGCGTATGGTGGTGAACAAGAAGCGCTCTCGCTTGCAGAGTGTTTGA
- the LOC125544739 gene encoding disease resistance protein RGA2-like, whose translation MPQPEPQVGLSLFSSLVDPSIPPGTLQGPSEMEPLLSAIVGDLVSRALSMVTQRYLQSKGAEEEKLQRLRAVLLRIDATVEEAEGRHITNQAMLQQLQMLRRGMYRGYYTLDTFRYREHRDEADGKASTRRSLALSRFSPSSSRRTSSSVCDAQRMDLVLDAGSCNNLDKMLSSLERMIGDMQEFVMFLGSYPRISQQPYDAYLFHDQVMFGRQMEKETILSFLLCREAARNGSLGVLPIIGPARVGKSTLVEHVCLDERVRRRFSSIVFFSGNDLNGGNLATLKGSGVIKHQNLASTPHGDSLAVIELAGDMDEETWRGLYTSAASHLTPGSKIILTSRSEKIASLGTAQSLVLKFLSQEAYWYFFKTAAFGSTDPGEHPNLAALGMEIVVHMNRSFVAANTVASLLRTNLDTRFWRRVLRCLRDFASKHLSMFGEHPTNLLQKDQPVYMWTMAKTSNVVVMRDIYHEPSPKISEVPRITTQDVLSGRVMSEGTFQAVAWRSRIPPCYTYLVSFIVSRTDKHAVLGKKRSRQERI comes from the coding sequence ATGCCTCAACCCGAACCACAAGTTGGTCTTTCCCTCTTCTCTTCTTTGGTAGATCCATCTATCCCACCAGGAACATTGCAGGGGCCTTCCGAAATGGAGCCGCTTCTCTCTGCAATCGTGGGTGATCTTGTCAGCAGAGCCCTGTCCATGGTAACCCAGAGATACCTGCAGTCCAAGGGAGCAGAGGAGGAGAAGCTCCAGAGGCTACGGGCAGTGCTGCTAAGGATCGATGCCACCGTCGAGGAGGCCGAGGGGAGGCACATCACCAACCAGGCAATGCTCCAGCAGCTCCAGATGTTGAGACGAGGTATGTACAGAGGCTACTACACGCTCGACACCTTCAGATACCGAGAGCACAGGGACGAGGCCGATGGCAAGGCGAGCACTCGCCGTTCGCTTGCCCTGTCCAGATTCAGCCCTTCCAGTTCCAGACGTACCTCCTCCTCCGTGTGCGATGCCCAGAGGATGGACCTGGTGCTTGATGCCGGGAGCTGCAACAATCTCGACAAGATGCTCAGCAGCCTTGAGAGAATGATTGGTGACATGCAGGAGTTCGTGATGTTCTTGGGCAGCTATCCTCGAATCTCCCAGCAACCTTACGACGcgtatttgtttcatgatcaggTTATGTTTGGCCGGCAGATGGAAAAGGAGACAATTTTGAGCTTTCTGCTTTGTAGAGAGGCTGCAAGGAATGGAAGTCTGGGTGTGCTGCCGATAATTGGTCCAGCGAGAGTCGGAAAGAGTACACTTGTTGAGCATGTCTGCCTTGACGAGAGGGTGCGGAGGCGCTTCTCGTCGATCGTCTTCTTCAGCGGAAATGATCTCAATGGTGGAAACTTGGCCACTCTAAAAGGTAGCGGCGTGATCAAGCATCAGAACCTTGCTTCCACCCCGCATGGAGACTCACTGGCTGTAATTGAGCTAGCAGGGGACATGGACGAGGAAACATGGAGGGGGTTGTACACCTCGGCAGCAAGCCACCTGACGCCAGGCAGTAAAATCATACTCACCAGCCGTTCAGAGAAGATAGCATCATTAGGAACGGCACAGTCTCTTGTGCTGAAATTTTTGTCCCAAGAAGCTTACTGGTATTTCTTCAAGACGGCTGCATTCGGAAGCACAGACCCTGGTGAGCATCCTAACCTGGCAGCCCTCGGCATGGAGATCGTCGTCCACATGAACAGATCATTCGTGGCAGCGAACACCGTTGCCAGCTTACTGAGAACCAATCTTGACACACGGTTTTGGCGCAGAGTGCTGAGATGCTTGAGAGATTTTGCAAGCAAGCACCTGAGCATGTTTGGCGAGCACCCGACCAATCTCCTGCAGAAGGACCAGCCTGTGTACATGTGGACAATGGCCAAGACAAGCAATGTCGTCGTAATGCGTGATATTTATCATGAGCCCTCTCCCAAGATCAGTGAGGTTCCCAGGATAACGACACAGGATGTTTTGTCTGGGCGAGTTATGTCTGAAGGGACATTCCAAGCAGTGGCATGGAGGTCCAGGATACCTCCCTGCTACACCTACTTGGTGAGCTTCATTGTGTCACGGACAGACAAGCACGCGGTGCTCGGTAAGAAGCGGTCTCGGCAGGAGAGAATTTGA
- the LOC125544742 gene encoding uncharacterized protein LOC125544742, with the protein MPGSAISGGAARAAAVAWWLQRHQRLPPPADLLPRSLLDRAVELASKTAAAAAPDLDQDLPCSLGSSSLPDLCDGLVGN; encoded by the coding sequence ATGCCGGGGAGCGCCATCAGCGGAGGCGCGGCAAGGGCGGCCGCGGTCGCGTGGTGGCTGCAGCGCCACCAGCGACTGCCTCCGCCGGCGGACCTCCTGCCACGCAGCCTCCTTGACCGCGCGGTGGAGCTCGCCAGCaagaccgccgccgccgccgccccggatCTGGACCAGGACCTGCCCTGCTCCCTCGGCTCGTCCTCCCTCCCTGACCTCTGCGACGGCTTGGTTGGTAATTAG